GAACAAGAAGGTAAACAAAAAGCAAAATTAGAAGCTGTACCTAAACTTTTAGCACTGGGTTTAACTGTAGAACAGATAGCGCAGGCGTTGGATTTAGATGTTGCACAAGTCCAGCAAGTAGAACAGCAAAGGCTATCGCCGGAATAGCCAGAATAATTGCTGCGATCGCACATTAATCTTGATTATCTGGCTCTATGGCATCTCAGTTCTATGATAGAAACAAGCCACTCATTAAGTTTAACTTATGTCTTACCCTGTCCTGGAAAACCCTACGACTGCTGAGACTTTCTATGTTCTTCTGTACAATGTCAGTTGGGAACAGTTAGAACAGCTTGATGTCACCCTTACAGGGACAGGCGCACGACTAACTTATTTAGATAATATTCTCGAAATTATGTCCCCACATTCTGACGACCACGAGGACAGTAAAAAAAACCTGGCGATGTTGCTGGAAGTCTATATGCGGACGAAAAAGATCCGATTTTATGGACGGGGAAGTGCAACTATAGGTAAACAGGAAGACAAAACTCGACGAGAACCAGATGAATCTTATAATTTAGGCATAAAAAAATCTATTACTGATTTAATTTTGGAAATAACTGTTACGAGTGGCGGAATTAATAAGCTAGAAATTTATCGACGGTTACGAGTACCTGAAGTTTGGTTTTGGGAAGATGGTTTGTTATCAGTTTATTGTTTGCAAGGTGACAGCTATATAAAAGTCTTTAAAAGTACTTTATTGCCTGATCTAGATTTGGATTTATTAGCACAATATGCGAGAATGTCTGACCAATATGATGCTGTGACTGAATATATTCAGATAATAACTAAAGTAATCTAAACTAAAATTATTTATGTCTAAATCTGATAAAATTTATGGTTAATACCTATGATTAAACTTTCGATGCTCCATTGTCTTTACCTCTCGGTTTAAGAGCAATGCTGCCCCTACACCTTGCGATATAATTTTGTACCGCATTTGAGTGGGAACCGCTATATAAGACTCGCCGATGAGTATTAAATTCTCAAGAGACAGAAGTTTTAGCAGATTTGCTTCTACCAATAGCTTTAAAACGCTCGCCCAACTGTTCAGCAACAGTTTTTAAGCCTGGAGTCTTTTTTGATGCAGTCTTGACATAATCATAAACTGTCAAACTACTAGTCATAACTTCGCTACCAACTGCCATAAGAGTATCATCTACCTGTTCAGTGAGTTGCTGCATTGAGATTAAAAGTTCAGTAAGGGCAGTGGCTAATTGATAATCTCGAACCAGTTCTTCAACATCAAAAGTAGCTGGCAGAATTTCGCGGTTAGATTGAGCAGCAGTGACGCTATTGCTTACAAAAGCCAGACTTTTATCGCCCATTTTTACCAACTTGCGCCGTTCTTCAGTACTGAGAGTAACTAAAAAGGGTAGCTTTTGTTGGATTTTTTGTAGCGCGGCTTTGATTTCTTAAATATCTTGTGCGGAAAGAGAGCCTGTGATGTTTTGATAGGACATTGTATATTTACCTGAGTAATTCTGATTGTGAAGTAGCAATAGTTGCTAATCATAGAGTTACCATTCCTAAAAGGAATTGCACATTTTTTTGTAATTTTTAGTTTATCAAGGTGTGCGATCGCAGCCTAATACACGGAAAATACTTGGTAGCAAAAAGCGATATCTACAACAAGCTACATCTATACACACTTTTTTGTAATTTTGAGTATAGTAGGCTGGAACATCACTGAACTTAACTTAGATTTAAATCCTCGACTTGTTGAATAAGTTGGAGATATGAGTTATTATCTGCTCGGTTACGTAACAGTGGTTACAAGTAACATCAGGAGAAAAATATACTTAAGGAAGTATTCTCACAAACTAATATCCTTAAGTAAGTTTTGTTTTGACTCTCGAAAAAATCGGCAATTCGAGAGTTTTTGTGTAATTTACATCACTTCAGGCTAGAAGGAAGTTCAAAATGGGTGTGTTTTTCCTAAATCCAACAAAAATGCTCAGACGCATATTATCTACATCGCTAGTTAGTTTAATCCCTGCACTTACTAGTTTGATGTCATTAGAGGTCTTGTCCACCGCAGCCTTCGGTCTACCGCCTGCTGCGTCTGTTCAAACCAAGGTGAAAGTGCCTAATACAATGAACTATTGGCCTTTCAACATTAATCGTTACTTGAAAGTACCGCCCAACTTCTCTGCATCTGTTTATGCTCGCATTCCGAGCGCCCGCTTTATGGCAGTTGCTCCCAATGGCGATCTTTTAGTGTCACAGCCCAGTACAGGTAAGGTGTTAATTGTCCGCCCAAATGGCACGAGAGATCCGATTATCTCTAACTTCGTAACAGGTCTACGCAGACCACACGACATTGTGTTTCACAAGATTGACAACATCACATACGTTTATATCTCTGAGACTCATCAAATTAACCGCTTCACCTACAACTATGGAGACACAATCGGCAGAAATCGCCAAGTTGTCGTATCTGGCTTACCAGATAGCAGCACATCAGAACTCAGAGGTGCTTATGGTCACGAACTGAAAAATATCGCCCTTGATTCCAATCACAAACTGTACGTGTCGATCGCCTCTACATGCAATGCTTGTACGCAAGATACTGTCAGCAACCCAAAGCGTGGTGCGATTTACCAGTACAACGCCGATGGAACCAATCAGCGGCTTTTTGCCCAAGGTTTGCGTAATGCTGAAGGATTAGCATTCTTACCTAACACCAATGATCTTTGGGTAGTTGTTAATAATCGAGATAACATCGCCTATCCCTTCAACGATGGCAGTGGTAAATACGGTAGGGTTATCCCGTCATACGTTGACAACCACCCACCAGAGGAGTTTACGAAAGTTCGAGATGGTGGTAACTATGGTTGGCCATTCTGCAACCCCAATCCTGACACATCAAATGGTGTTAACAATATGCCCTTTGACCGCGATTATCAGTTCAATGCTAATGGACGTGTTAATTGCAATGCCTTGGACAGAATTAGCAAGGGTATCCAAGCACATTCGGCTCCCTTAGGACTAACATTCTTGCAAAATACCAGGTTTCCCGGTCTATACTCAAATGGGGTAGTGGTGGGACTGCATGGTTCATGGAATCGGCAGACTAAAACGGGCTACAGAATAGCTTACTTTCCTTGGAACAGTGCGACAAGAACCCCAGGGCAGGAGATGGATTTAGTCAGCGGTTGGCAAGTTCCAGGAACGCGAGATGTTTGGGGGCGACCGGTAGATATGGCAGTAGATCAGCAAGGTAATTTGTTAATTTCAGATGATTACAGCGGCACAATTTACAAGCTTTCCTACAACGTCTCCAACAACGTCCCCAACACACCGTTACAACAACAGGTTCAAGTCTACAGAGACGCTAATTTTGCTGGAGTTTCTCAATCTTTTTCTACAACTCCAAGAACATACCAAGCCAACCAAGGGGACTTAAATGTTGTTGGTAATGACGCTATTAGCTCATTACGTGTACCAGCGGGTACAGTGGTGCGTGTGTGCCAAAATGAAACTGGTGGTCTCTGCCGTGAGTATAGCGCTGGCAATTATAACTACGTTGGAAATGACTTGGATAACAAAATATCGTTTATACAAGTAAGGTAGTGCCCAATTTTCTTTGCAAATTTGGTATACCCTTCTGCTCCACCTAAACTGTAGAGATGCAAAATTAGAATCGGGTTCGCCCTGCTAACGCGTCTTTAGCAAGAAGTTTAGCCTTAACGGAACGGTATTGATCCATATCCAGCAATAGTGTAAAGGCATACATCTGTATGCCCTTACAACCGATTCATTTATTGCAAAGATATTTGAAAGCAATGTTAAGTTGTAACACAGCATTTTTTATACAACTTCCAAAAACTTTCCTAACGTTTTAGGCTCTGGTAGAGTTTTACCATCTGCTAAAGATGATTCAATCAGCATTTCTAAAACTTCTTGAGCATTTTTCAAAGCTTCTTCATAAGTCTATCCGTGAGTGTGGCAAAATTCTCCCCATTCAGGAAGACTGACCAGATGCAATTAAAGCTTGTCGTTCTATAATGCGATCGTCGCTGTTAAAATCTAGGATGCGTGTGGTCACTTCACCGATATCTGTTTGATGCTGAATTACAGCCTCATCTAGTCGAAAATGATCGCCCCAAGAGTCTCTGCGTGGGTTAAAAAACCGCACAAGTTCGCCAGTTTGCCAATTAATTGACCCTAAATCCGTGCCTTTTTGCAGGTTACAGAAACTACAGGCATAGCAGAGATTATCTGCTGTTGTAGCGCCGCCGTGTTTGACACTGATTATATGGTCAACTTGAGAGCTTAAGCCCTCTACTTCTGGATATAAATAATACTCGCATAGATGGGCAGCGCGATCGCTACTAAACGCTGCAATTCTGCATTAATATATGGACGAGACATTTTAAATACTTACTCCGCACTGATGTACTGACGAGCTTTTTTGCGATTTCTCTAGGGAATAGCTTGTAGTTAAGCGATAATAATTACATTTCCTAATGAAAGCATAGCTATGATCTGCTGCTTAAATCCAGATTGCCACAATCCGCCCAATAGCGATCGCACAATGTTTTGCTCTAACTGCGGTACAGGAATGGTAGTGCTGAGAAACCGCTATCGCCCGATTAAATCATTAGGTGGTGGTGGATTTGGTAAAACTTATTTAGCAGAAGATATAGACAAACTAAATGAGTATTGTGTCATCAAGCAATTTGCACCGCAAGTCCAGGGAACTGCCGCACTAAACAAAGCCACAGAACTATTTGAGCAAGAAGCAAAGCAACTGCAACAATTAGGAAACCATCGCCAAATTCCCACACTATTGGCGTATTTTAACCAAGATAATCGCCTGTATTTGGTGCAGGAGTTTATCGACGGACAGAATTTATTAGATGAATTAAAACAGCAGGGAATTTTCAATCAGCAGAAAGTTAGAGAATTATTGCTCGATTTGTTAGATATTCTCAAAACAGTTCATCAACAGCAAGTCATTCACCGCGATATCAAGCCAGAGAATATCATTCGTCGCAGTGACGGGCAGTTAGTGCTGATTGACTTTGGTGCATCCAAACAATTGACAGCAACAGTGATGACACAAATAGGAACAACCATTGGTTCTTTTGGTTATGCATCATTGGAACAAATGCAGGGAGGTAAAGCTTACCCAGCGAGTGATTTATATAGTGTAGGTGCAACTTGCTTTCACCTGTTGAGTGGAATTCACCCTTGGGAACTTTGGCAACGACAAGGTTATGGTTGGGTTGCTAGTTGGAGACAGTATTTGCAGCAACCAGTAAGTGAGGATTTGGGGCGAATACTGGATAGATTGTTGCAAGAAGAATACCAGCAGCGTTATCAGTCGGCGACGGAAGTTTTACAAGCGTTAAATTCAGAGCCAATACCAGTAACTCAGCCTGTTATACCTCCAGTTATTCCACCACCTCTGCAAAAAAATTCTAATTCTATATATCTTGTTGTTATTCCATTAATTGTATTGATGGGTGGTGGTGCTGTTTATTTGCTAAGACCGACAAATCCAGTAACAATAGAACAGAAAAGTAAAAGTGCTGAAGCTTACTATAATGAAGGATTAGAAAAATACAACAACAAAGATTTTCGCGGTGCAATTGAAGATTATACCCAAGCCATCCAAATTAATCCTAACTATGCAGTTGCTTACATAAATCGGGGTTTAGCTCGCTATGATTTAGGAGATAAGCAAACAGCAATTGAAGATTACAACCAAGCCATTAAAATTAATCCTAACGATGCAAATGCTTACATAAATCGGGGTTTAGCTCGCTATAATTTGGAAGACAACCAAGCAGCAATTGAAGATTATAACCAAGCCATTAAAATTAATCCTAACGATGCAAATGCTTACTATAACCGTGGTTTAGTCCGCTACGATTTAGGAGATAACCAAGCAGCAATTGAAGATTATAACCAAGCTATTAGAATTAATCCCAACTATGCAAATTCTTACATGGCTCGCGGTTTAGCTAGCTATAATTTAGGAAATAACCAAGCAGCAATTGAAGATTATAACCAAGCTATTAGAATTAATCCCAACTATGCAAGTGCTTACTACAACCGGGGTTTAGCTCTCTATAATTTAGGAAATAACCAAGCAGCAATTGAAGATTATAATCAAGCTATTAAAATTAATCCCAACTATGCAAGTGCTTACTACAATCGGGGTTTAGCTCGCTATAATTTAAGAAATAACCAAGCAGCAATTGAAGATTACAACCAAGCCATTAGAATTAATTCCAACGATGCAAATGCTTACTACAACCGGGGTTTAGCTCTCTATAATTTAGGAAATAACCAAGCAGCAATTGAAGATTACAACCAAGCTATTAAAATTAATCCCAATTATGCAAATGCTTACTACAACCGGGGTAATTCTCAGTCTAATTTAGGAAATAAGCAAGCAGCAATTGAAGATTTTCGTAAATCTGCCGATTTGTATAAGCAACAAGGAAAAGAAAGTGACTATCAAGATGCTCTAAAACGCATTAAACAACTTGAGTTAGGTTAGCAAGTCTGTGCTGAAGAAAATTCGCACATCATAACCTATTTATTTATCTGTTTTAGCGCCGATGCTGAGGGATACTGACCAGATGCAATTAAAGCTTGTCGTTCTAGAAGTCTTTCATCGCTGTTAAAATCTAGGATACGTGCGGTAACTTCACCGATATCTGTTTTATGCACAATTACAGCCTCATCTAGTCGAAAATGCTCACCCCAAAAGTCTCTGCGTGGGTTAAAAAATAAAAAACCGTACAAGTTAGCCTTCAGTTCTTGCGCGGTAAACGAGATTCTCTAAACGTTCTTTGGCTGAATCCGAGAGTTTGAAATCGATAACGCTTTGGGGAGTAGTGCCAGCAGCAATAAACTCTATAATTTCCTCGTAGACTTTGGTTGTATTTACAGATGTAGTCATGAGATTACCTATTTTTATTTAATTTTACTAATTTAGATGGGATAACCAGAAAGACCCTCATGTAGAGACGCGATTTATCGCGTCTGAAAAACTAGCACGTTAGACGCGATAAATCGTCGTCTCTACAGGAATATTCTCGTCAATTATTGCTTAATTGTGCCAACTTCTTCTGAGCAAATTCCCGCACTTGCTCATCTGGGTCATTCTCTGCGCGATCGCGCAACAGTGGCAAAGTCTGGTCATGCTGAGGAAATTGCTTGATAATTATCTCCAGTGCAATGCGCCGAGGATTAGTTTCATGCTCTTGCTTGCGCTCAAAGGGGTTATAAATAGCGCAGTTGTGGTAGATGTTAAACAACTCAGGCTGATATTTAAAGTATTTAGCTAATTCTCGGACTGCTACACCTCGCACATAGTTGTCATCATCATGGATAGCGAGTTCTTTGAGAAAGAATTTGGTATCGGGGTCATCTTTGAAGTTCTTCGCTAATTCTTGGATTGCTACACGTTGCACATAGTTGTCATCATCATGGGTAGCGCGTTCTTTGAGGAAGAATTTGGTGTCGGGGTCATCTTTGAAGTTCTTCGCTAATTCTCGGACTGCTACACATCGCACGTCGTTTTCATCATCATGGGTAGCGCGTTCTTTGAGAAAGAATTTGGTGTCGGGGTCATCTTTGAAGTTCTTCGCTAATTCTCGGACTGCTGCACCTCGTACATCGTTGTCATCATCCTGGGTAGCACGTTCTTTGAGAAAGAATTTGGTGTCGGGGTCATCTTTGAAATTCTTCGCTAATTCTTCGACTGCTGTATGTCGCACATCCCAGTTATCATCCTGGGTAGCGCGTTCTTGGAGCCAGGTTTTAGTGTCGGAAGATTCTTGCCAGGTCGTTGCAATTGCTGTGACTGCTTGAGTGCAAATTTCATGAAATACTTTAGCTTCTTCATCTCGATGGGGGACGTAATAGTACCAAAGATCATATTTAGTTAAGGCTTTTAGCTTGTCAAGTAATAGAGTAGCCGTTGACGCGATCGCCGAGCGATTTCTCACCTCTGCAAGACACTTAGCCGCTAAAAAAAGATTAACAAACTTTTCCTCTTCGCCATCTTGCGCCATTAAATAATCAAGAATCTCGCCAACAAATCTTGGCTCAATCATTCCCGCAATTAGCAGCAACACTTCATGCCAACTTTCATCTTGCCAGTGCTTGCCAAAAACTTCAGTTTTTAGAGACTCAATTGAAAGATTGCGTTCTTTCTCAAACTGCCAGACAAACTCCGAAGCACAAAAATATTCCAAGAATGTCCGATGCACAAAAGCATAATAATCTGCACCCAGGAAACACAACATAAAGTTGCGAGTCCGCAGTTGATTAATCATCACCCGCGCAGCTTCTCTGGGTTTATCAAATTCTATGGTTTTGAGATAGTCAGTCAGAACTTTGACTAAATCATTTTCATTCATCAAATTCCCTGCCAAATCTTTCTCCCCAGTTTGCATAAGATAAGCTACCTTACGCAGCATCGCTTGCTTATCTTTATAATTAATAGTCTTGGGATCTAACCTCTTATCTTCTGTCAAAGCACGTTCCACATCCCATTGATGTAGCAGTACCCGCGATGCTTGATCGTAAAGTGTAGCTCTATCTCTTGGTAGCTCTTGATTACGATTAAGAATTGCCATCATCGTCAACAGCAGAGGATTTCCTGCCAATTCTGCAATAGATTTGGAAGCTTCAATTCCTCTTTGTAGCCGTTCCCGTTTTCTCACTTTATCTACTGCATCGGTAAAAGTTAACTCATGCCAACGGTAGATAAAATCCTGAATTTGTTCTGAGTCTAAATCTTGTAAGATAAAGTGGCGAAACTCAGCATTAAGCAATCGTTGCGGTTTATAGCCAATAATCCGAGAAGTGACAATTACCTGCACATCAGGATAGTCATTAGTAAAGCGATGAATATCAGTAATTATATCCTCTCGCTTACCAGGGTCAAATACCTCATCCAAACCATCAAACATCACTAAGGCATTACCAGCTTTTAATTGTTTATCTAGTTCAAGTTGATTGAGATGATGAACAGCACCACTACATTGATGAAAAAATTCTAGAAAATTATTGCACTCTTTATCTTCCCATCGCCGCATATAAGTGCGTAACTCAATTAGCAATGGAATTGGTAATGAGATAACATTATTCAGTGGAGACTCAGCCCAATTCAAAGCCAGAAATTGCAACAATGTAGACTTACCTGAACCAGGATCGCCCAAAATCACAAGATATTTATAATCTTGCTTTTTATTGACAACATCTAAAACTGAACGGATCGGCTGTTCAAAATAAATCCGTTTGTGGCGTTCTAATTCTTCTAATTCCACTTCTGCTTCTACTTGGTCAGTTTCTCGCAGCCGTCTAAGATGTTCTTTAGGTAGTTCGTGAACTTGTGCTAAAACTTGATGAGTTTCCCGGACATTTTGAGCAGTAAAAATCCGCCATAATTTCAGTTCGTTATAGGCATAGCCGCTAGTATCTAAGCTATCTAATTTGAGATTGCCATAGCGTTCGCGGATTCCTTCTTGATATTTAACTAAATTAAAATCTACAATAACACCAGCAATTTCTTTGGTATTGATTTCAATATCAGATAACTTTTGTAATTCTAAGATATGGTGTAAATCTTTTGAATCTAAAAGAAGTTCTTGGACTTGTGTTAAATACTGCTCTGTAATTGATTGCCAGTTAAATTTAGATGGCAGAGGTTTTAATTGCAACCTGTTCCAACTATCTTCTAGGGTTTTAGCGTCTAGAGATTCACAATTAATATCAAAAGCCTGACCAAGAATTTCTGTAACCGATTTATCGCTGATAAATTTCTGGATGTCTGTGGTGTACTCTTTAATCTCAGTTTCAGCAAGTTTGCAACGAACCTTTAACTGCTGCTGCATGAGTTGCAAAAATTCCTTTAAGGCTTTACCAGCAGCAATTTCTATGTCTTCCTTCTTAAGTTTCTGGAAAATCTTGCCAGGGATGCCTTTTAATAAATCTTTAGCCCAATCTTTAGCAGCATCCTTGGCTAAGTTTTCCAGAATGGGTTTAAAAATCAACCCGGCGGCCTGAGTTACACCCCACATAGCTAACCAGTCCAGCATAATACTCGCTTCTGTTGAGAGTTTGATTACGAGTATATCCACTAGCTGGAGTAATGTTTCCGAATTTCAGGGTGATTGCAGAAATATCACAGGTATCTGGAAAACCTCTGCCTAAATCTCTCTTTTAAGATACAAGGTTGAATGGAGGCTTTGCGTAACCCAACATCCTGATATATGTTGGGTTGCGCTCCGCTCCACCCAACCTACGTCTAATGTACTATTTTAAGCTTGCCACGCCAGTAGGGTGCGTTATGGACACGCCAAAATAACAAATGCGATCAGACTACTAGTTCTTATCAAGGATATGTGTGCTTAATAACTGTACGAATTTTACCCGCTTCAATCAATTTCTTGACTTAGAACTCCGTTAACAAGTTTTGAGTCAAAGAATATAACTAACGAAGTATTGCAAAAACTAGTACCCCTGAGTAAGCTTCTTTCAAAGGGACTTCCAAATAAAAAAATATTCAACTACTTCTTGTGGGGTAAGCGTGAGGTATTGCCCGGCTTCGGCTAAGGGCAGGCCAGATCCAGGTATAGTTTATTTGTAAATCCCTAACTCTCAAAAAATCGATCAACTGAGAGTTATGTGTAATATACATCACTACCATAATAGAAGGAAGTTCAAAAATGGGTGTGTTTTTCCTAAATCCAACACAGATGTTCGGACGTATACTATCCGCATCGCTAGTTAGTGTTATCGCCTCACTTACTAGTTTGATATCCTTAGAAGTTTTTCCTACCGCAGCTTTCGGTCAACTCCCAGATGCATCTGTTGAAACCAAGCTGACAGTGCCTAATACAATGAGCTATACGCCCTTTAATATTAACCGTTACTTGAAAGTGCCGCCTAACTTTTCTGTTTCTGTTTATGCTCGCATTCCGCAAGCGCGCTTTATGGCAGTTGCTCCCAATGGGGATCTTTTAGTGTCGCAGCCCAGTTTGGGTAAAGTTGTAATCGTAAGGCCAAATGGCACTAATGACCCAATTATTTCTGACTTCGTAACAGGTCTACGCAAACCGCACGACATTGTATTTCACACCATTGACAACACCACATACATTTATATCTCTGAGAGTCATCAAATTAACCGCTTCATCTACAACTCTGGAGATATAACCGCGCAGAATCGCGAAGTTGTCGTAGCTGGTTTACCAGACAGCAGCACAGCCGAACTCAGAGGTGCTTATG
This Nostoc sp. C052 DNA region includes the following protein-coding sequences:
- a CDS encoding serine/threonine-protein kinase translates to MICCLNPDCHNPPNSDRTMFCSNCGTGMVVLRNRYRPIKSLGGGGFGKTYLAEDIDKLNEYCVIKQFAPQVQGTAALNKATELFEQEAKQLQQLGNHRQIPTLLAYFNQDNRLYLVQEFIDGQNLLDELKQQGIFNQQKVRELLLDLLDILKTVHQQQVIHRDIKPENIIRRSDGQLVLIDFGASKQLTATVMTQIGTTIGSFGYASLEQMQGGKAYPASDLYSVGATCFHLLSGIHPWELWQRQGYGWVASWRQYLQQPVSEDLGRILDRLLQEEYQQRYQSATEVLQALNSEPIPVTQPVIPPVIPPPLQKNSNSIYLVVIPLIVLMGGGAVYLLRPTNPVTIEQKSKSAEAYYNEGLEKYNNKDFRGAIEDYTQAIQINPNYAVAYINRGLARYDLGDKQTAIEDYNQAIKINPNDANAYINRGLARYNLEDNQAAIEDYNQAIKINPNDANAYYNRGLVRYDLGDNQAAIEDYNQAIRINPNYANSYMARGLASYNLGNNQAAIEDYNQAIRINPNYASAYYNRGLALYNLGNNQAAIEDYNQAIKINPNYASAYYNRGLARYNLRNNQAAIEDYNQAIRINSNDANAYYNRGLALYNLGNNQAAIEDYNQAIKINPNYANAYYNRGNSQSNLGNKQAAIEDFRKSADLYKQQGKESDYQDALKRIKQLELG
- a CDS encoding HEAT repeat domain-containing protein, producing the protein MLDWLAMWGVTQAAGLIFKPILENLAKDAAKDWAKDLLKGIPGKIFQKLKKEDIEIAAGKALKEFLQLMQQQLKVRCKLAETEIKEYTTDIQKFISDKSVTEILGQAFDINCESLDAKTLEDSWNRLQLKPLPSKFNWQSITEQYLTQVQELLLDSKDLHHILELQKLSDIEINTKEIAGVIVDFNLVKYQEGIRERYGNLKLDSLDTSGYAYNELKLWRIFTAQNVRETHQVLAQVHELPKEHLRRLRETDQVEAEVELEELERHKRIYFEQPIRSVLDVVNKKQDYKYLVILGDPGSGKSTLLQFLALNWAESPLNNVISLPIPLLIELRTYMRRWEDKECNNFLEFFHQCSGAVHHLNQLELDKQLKAGNALVMFDGLDEVFDPGKREDIITDIHRFTNDYPDVQVIVTSRIIGYKPQRLLNAEFRHFILQDLDSEQIQDFIYRWHELTFTDAVDKVRKRERLQRGIEASKSIAELAGNPLLLTMMAILNRNQELPRDRATLYDQASRVLLHQWDVERALTEDKRLDPKTINYKDKQAMLRKVAYLMQTGEKDLAGNLMNENDLVKVLTDYLKTIEFDKPREAARVMINQLRTRNFMLCFLGADYYAFVHRTFLEYFCASEFVWQFEKERNLSIESLKTEVFGKHWQDESWHEVLLLIAGMIEPRFVGEILDYLMAQDGEEEKFVNLFLAAKCLAEVRNRSAIASTATLLLDKLKALTKYDLWYYYVPHRDEEAKVFHEICTQAVTAIATTWQESSDTKTWLQERATQDDNWDVRHTAVEELAKNFKDDPDTKFFLKERATQDDDNDVRGAAVRELAKNFKDDPDTKFFLKERATHDDENDVRCVAVRELAKNFKDDPDTKFFLKERATHDDDNYVQRVAIQELAKNFKDDPDTKFFLKELAIHDDDNYVRGVAVRELAKYFKYQPELFNIYHNCAIYNPFERKQEHETNPRRIALEIIIKQFPQHDQTLPLLRDRAENDPDEQVREFAQKKLAQLSNN
- a CDS encoding sorbosone dehydrogenase family protein — its product is MLRRILSTSLVSLIPALTSLMSLEVLSTAAFGLPPAASVQTKVKVPNTMNYWPFNINRYLKVPPNFSASVYARIPSARFMAVAPNGDLLVSQPSTGKVLIVRPNGTRDPIISNFVTGLRRPHDIVFHKIDNITYVYISETHQINRFTYNYGDTIGRNRQVVVSGLPDSSTSELRGAYGHELKNIALDSNHKLYVSIASTCNACTQDTVSNPKRGAIYQYNADGTNQRLFAQGLRNAEGLAFLPNTNDLWVVVNNRDNIAYPFNDGSGKYGRVIPSYVDNHPPEEFTKVRDGGNYGWPFCNPNPDTSNGVNNMPFDRDYQFNANGRVNCNALDRISKGIQAHSAPLGLTFLQNTRFPGLYSNGVVVGLHGSWNRQTKTGYRIAYFPWNSATRTPGQEMDLVSGWQVPGTRDVWGRPVDMAVDQQGNLLISDDYSGTIYKLSYNVSNNVPNTPLQQQVQVYRDANFAGVSQSFSTTPRTYQANQGDLNVVGNDAISSLRVPAGTVVRVCQNETGGLCREYSAGNYNYVGNDLDNKISFIQVR
- a CDS encoding Uma2 family endonuclease, with translation MSYPVLENPTTAETFYVLLYNVSWEQLEQLDVTLTGTGARLTYLDNILEIMSPHSDDHEDSKKNLAMLLEVYMRTKKIRFYGRGSATIGKQEDKTRREPDESYNLGIKKSITDLILEITVTSGGINKLEIYRRLRVPEVWFWEDGLLSVYCLQGDSYIKVFKSTLLPDLDLDLLAQYARMSDQYDAVTEYIQIITKVI